A stretch of Myceligenerans xiligouense DNA encodes these proteins:
- a CDS encoding zf-TFIIB domain-containing protein, producing MQCPIDQSSLVMSERKGVEIDYCPQCRGVWLDRGELDKIIDRSIDAEIAAENARPQITPAAAPAVAAAPAAVPQPQYHDDRRREHYDPRYTKRKRKESFLGELFDF from the coding sequence ATGCAGTGCCCGATCGATCAGTCGAGCCTCGTCATGTCGGAACGCAAGGGGGTCGAGATCGACTACTGCCCGCAGTGCCGCGGCGTCTGGCTCGACCGGGGCGAGCTCGACAAGATCATCGACCGTTCCATCGACGCCGAGATCGCCGCGGAGAACGCACGCCCCCAGATCACGCCGGCCGCCGCGCCGGCCGTGGCGGCTGCCCCGGCGGCCGTCCCGCAGCCGCAGTACCACGACGACCGGCGCCGCGAGCACTACGACCCCCGCTACACCAAGCGCAAGCGCAAGGAGTCCTTCCTCGGCGAGCTGTTCGACTTCTGA